The following proteins are encoded in a genomic region of Cryptomeria japonica chromosome 11, Sugi_1.0, whole genome shotgun sequence:
- the LOC131038125 gene encoding secreted RxLR effector protein 78-like: MEWVKTSGHNAAMFLLDFEKAYDRVEWGFILMMLETFGFPTEFCKWVMVLLKDALAQVEVNNSLSQNITLSRSIRQGCPLAPALFIIAANALFYILRDSTISPNVQGIKLLNGEELINAQFANDMTLFIELNKPNMEALEGKI, translated from the coding sequence atggaatgggtgaAGACTTCAGGACATAATGCGGCCATGTTTCTCCTAGACTTCGAGAAAGCATACGACAGGGTAGAATGGGGATTCATTCTGATGATGTTAGAAACATTTGGCTTTCCAACCGAATTTTGTAAATGGGTAATGGTTCTCCTCAAAGATGCTTTGGCCCAGGTGGAAGTTAACAATTCCCTGTCACAGAATATAACTCTGAGTAGATCTATTAGACAGGGCTGCCCCCTAGCCCCTGCTCTCTTCATTATTGCAGCTAATGCTCTGTTTTACATTCTAAGGGACTCTACCATTTCTCCTAATGTCCAGGGGATCAAACTTCTGAATGGTGAGGAACTGATCAATGCTCAATTTGCTAATGACATGACACTCTTTATAGAACTCAATAAACCGAATATGGAGGCCCTGGAAGGAAAAATCTAA